A genome region from bacterium SCSIO 12844 includes the following:
- a CDS encoding DMT family transporter — protein MTDTKFKQSLLSIGLLLLLGTLWGSGYTIARYCMTHGVHPLGYGFWQSLGPMFFLIIIVLFGKIPFSLKPNYIRYYIACGVLGIVIPNTVMYFSAAHIPSGILTVLINTVPILTFPLAILFAIDTFSFKRCIAVLIGFLGIILTILSNLSLPSIHDIPWTVIALIAPVSFALCAIWIAAFRPIPSSSLSLSLGMLITSSICLTPITLSLGKFYPITFPLDTNSWLIILEIILSSTGYIVLFILIKLAGPIYYSLVGGVASIVGLMWGKLFYNEALNIYSWLGVLCILGAIVSLTILLKNRNN, from the coding sequence ATGACTGATACTAAATTTAAACAATCATTATTATCTATTGGACTGCTATTACTTTTAGGCACGTTATGGGGCTCTGGCTATACAATTGCTCGTTACTGTATGACTCATGGCGTACATCCACTAGGTTATGGTTTTTGGCAATCATTAGGACCAATGTTTTTTTTAATTATCATTGTTCTTTTTGGCAAAATACCCTTTTCATTAAAGCCAAATTATATCCGTTATTATATTGCTTGCGGTGTATTAGGTATTGTCATACCTAATACTGTAATGTACTTCTCAGCAGCACATATACCATCAGGGATTTTAACCGTACTAATTAATACTGTACCGATTCTAACTTTCCCATTGGCAATTTTATTTGCCATTGATACATTTTCTTTCAAACGTTGTATTGCCGTTTTGATCGGCTTTTTAGGTATTATACTAACAATTCTCAGTAATTTATCCTTACCAAGTATTCATGATATACCATGGACTGTTATTGCTTTAATTGCACCAGTATCATTTGCTTTGTGTGCTATCTGGATTGCAGCTTTTAGACCTATTCCTTCAAGCTCATTAAGCTTATCTTTAGGTATGCTGATTACCTCTTCAATTTGCTTAACGCCCATTACACTTAGCTTAGGTAAATTTTACCCAATTACATTTCCATTAGATACCAATAGCTGGCTAATCATACTTGAAATTATTCTTTCTAGCACAGGCTATATTGTACTATTTATTTTAATTAAACTTGCAGGGCCTATCTATTATTCACTAGTTGGTGGTGTTGCATCTATTGTTGGACTTATGTGGGGAAAACTATTTTATAATGAAGCATTAAATATTTATTCTTGGCTTGGTGTACTTTGCATTCTTGGGGCAATTGTTTCATTAACCATATTATTAAAAAACAGAAATAATTAA
- a CDS encoding acetyl-CoA carboxylase carboxyltransferase subunit alpha, with product MQFLEFEQPIADLEAKIEALKQVNQKDENLELNDEIQKLEEKLKKLVESVFTNLNDWQIIQLARHPERPYALDYIRNLFTDFEELHGDRNFGDDQAIVGGLATIDDQPVMVIGQQKGRTTKEKIKRNFGMPHPEGYRKALRLMKLAERFSIPVITLIDTPGAYPGINAEARGQSEAIARNLKEMSVLRVPVICVVIGEGCSGGALGIGVGDRFLMLNYSYFATISPEGCASILWKSADKASHAAEIMGITAPKLKKLKLIDEIIPEPLGGAHRDINQMGSILKQALAKELKQLNKMDINTLLDSRYQKIMKFGDFLERK from the coding sequence ATGCAATTTTTAGAATTTGAACAACCAATTGCAGATTTAGAAGCAAAAATTGAAGCACTGAAGCAAGTCAATCAAAAGGATGAGAATCTTGAATTAAATGATGAAATTCAAAAATTAGAAGAGAAATTAAAAAAGCTCGTTGAAAGTGTATTTACAAATTTAAATGACTGGCAAATTATTCAATTAGCACGTCACCCTGAACGCCCTTATGCATTAGATTATATTCGAAACTTGTTTACTGATTTTGAAGAGTTACACGGTGATCGTAATTTTGGTGATGATCAGGCAATTGTTGGCGGGCTAGCTACGATAGATGATCAGCCTGTTATGGTTATTGGCCAACAAAAGGGGCGAACAACTAAAGAAAAGATTAAACGTAATTTTGGTATGCCACACCCTGAAGGTTATCGAAAGGCGTTACGTTTAATGAAATTAGCAGAACGTTTTTCAATTCCTGTGATTACTTTGATTGATACACCAGGGGCATATCCGGGTATTAATGCTGAAGCACGAGGTCAAAGTGAAGCAATTGCAAGAAACTTAAAGGAGATGTCTGTTTTAAGAGTGCCTGTAATTTGCGTTGTTATTGGTGAAGGTTGTTCTGGTGGTGCACTAGGTATTGGTGTCGGTGATCGCTTTTTAATGCTAAATTACAGTTATTTTGCGACAATTTCACCTGAAGGTTGTGCATCAATTCTTTGGAAGAGTGCAGATAAAGCTTCACATGCTGCTGAAATTATGGGTATTACTGCACCTAAATTGAAAAAACTTAAACTGATTGATGAAATTATCCCTGAACCTTTAGGCGGTGCACATCGAGACATAAATCAGATGGGTAGTATTCTAAAACAAGCATTAGCTAAAGAACTAAAACAATTAAATAAAATGGATATCAATACGCTTTTAGACAGCCGTTATCAGAAGATTATGAAGTTTGGTGACTTTTTAGAGCGTAAATGA
- a CDS encoding APC family permease, with translation MKLARLLFGNPIPKSKAEEEKLSKTKALPILASDALSSVAYATGEILTVLIAAGAAALVFSWQISIFIALLILVVGISYKQAIDAYPQGGGAYVVARENFGPKIGLIAAAALMIDYVLTVAVSISAGILAVTSAFPALGNHAVLFSLIAILLITWINLRGIRESASIFMLPTYLFIFMVLLLVLLGIIFMLTGYIHEFSYHSHNTHAIEQASKALTLTLILRAFSSGCSAMTGIEAVSNSVSAFKPDRAKNAAKTLMTLITLLIIMFIGIAYLALKLKVEPLSSESVLSQLGHHIFGDGIGYYLLQASTMLVLLLAANTSFTGFPLLASIISRDGYLPKQLQNVGDRLAFGNGIVILAVLAAILIIHYDANTSALIPLYAFGVFLAFTLCQAGLVRVWFERRKRVGFWWFRALINAFGCVCTFIALVVIIESKFLEGAWIVIVAMPILFYIFYKIKQHYTCVEKELSLSTDEELLRSSLAPKTHPKVIIPLSRLHKGTIAAVNFARSISDDITPVTVNVNQEETDKLLRMWKLLNIPEELIVVKSSYQSTIRPLIRAIHKTDKRDPEKGLAIIVLPNAQTNRFWQSLLHNQKTALLKFALRAISRTEHVGETRIIVEVPYQLHSTKD, from the coding sequence ATGAAACTTGCACGCTTATTATTTGGTAATCCGATTCCAAAATCAAAAGCTGAAGAAGAAAAATTATCTAAAACTAAAGCGTTACCGATTCTTGCATCAGATGCATTATCTTCTGTTGCTTATGCAACCGGTGAAATTCTTACTGTCTTAATTGCAGCAGGAGCTGCTGCTTTAGTATTTTCCTGGCAAATATCCATTTTTATTGCATTATTAATTCTAGTTGTTGGCATCTCTTATAAACAAGCAATTGATGCCTATCCACAAGGTGGTGGTGCATATGTTGTTGCAAGAGAAAACTTCGGGCCAAAAATAGGACTGATTGCAGCTGCAGCTTTAATGATTGACTATGTATTAACTGTTGCAGTAAGTATCTCTGCAGGTATTTTAGCTGTAACCTCTGCCTTTCCTGCTTTAGGCAATCATGCTGTTCTATTCTCTTTAATTGCTATTTTATTGATCACATGGATTAATTTACGTGGTATCCGTGAATCAGCCAGTATCTTCATGCTACCAACTTACCTTTTTATATTTATGGTGCTGTTATTAGTTCTCTTAGGCATTATTTTTATGTTAACTGGCTATATTCATGAATTTTCTTATCACAGCCATAATACTCATGCAATTGAGCAAGCTTCAAAAGCATTAACATTAACCTTAATTTTAAGAGCATTTTCATCAGGTTGTTCTGCTATGACTGGTATTGAAGCTGTCTCAAACAGTGTTTCTGCATTTAAACCAGATAGAGCTAAAAATGCCGCTAAAACATTAATGACACTAATTACGCTTTTGATCATTATGTTTATTGGTATTGCCTATTTAGCTTTAAAATTAAAAGTTGAACCACTATCTTCTGAAAGTGTCTTATCCCAATTAGGTCATCATATCTTTGGTGACGGCATCGGTTACTACTTACTGCAAGCTTCTACCATGCTCGTACTTTTATTAGCAGCCAATACTTCTTTTACAGGTTTTCCATTATTAGCATCGATTATCTCTCGCGATGGTTATTTACCAAAGCAATTACAAAATGTTGGTGATCGATTAGCATTTGGTAATGGTATTGTCATTTTAGCTGTATTAGCTGCTATTTTAATTATCCACTATGATGCTAACACCAGTGCCTTAATCCCACTTTATGCCTTTGGTGTATTTTTAGCATTTACACTTTGCCAAGCAGGATTAGTTCGAGTCTGGTTTGAACGACGTAAAAGAGTTGGCTTCTGGTGGTTTAGAGCATTAATTAATGCATTTGGCTGTGTGTGTACCTTTATTGCCTTAGTTGTCATTATAGAAAGTAAATTCTTAGAAGGTGCTTGGATTGTTATCGTTGCAATGCCAATCCTTTTTTATATCTTCTATAAAATTAAACAACATTATACTTGTGTTGAGAAAGAGTTAAGTTTAAGTACCGATGAAGAATTATTACGCAGCTCTCTTGCACCAAAGACACATCCTAAAGTAATTATTCCATTATCACGCTTACATAAAGGAACCATTGCTGCAGTTAATTTTGCTAGAAGCATATCAGATGATATTACACCAGTAACTGTCAATGTAAATCAAGAAGAGACTGATAAGCTACTTCGAATGTGGAAATTACTTAATATTCCTGAAGAATTAATTGTGGTTAAATCTAGCTATCAATCAACGATACGTCCCTTAATTAGAGCAATACATAAAACTGATAAGCGTGATCCTGAAAAAGGACTTGCAATTATTGTATTACCAAATGCACAAACCAATCGTTTTTGGCAGTCATTATTGCATAATCAAAAAACAGCATTGTTAAAGTTTGCTCTACGTGCAATTAGCCGAACGGAACATGTAGGAGAAACCCGAATTATTGTTGAAGTACCTTATCAACTTCATTCAACCAAGGATTAA
- a CDS encoding iron-containing alcohol dehydrogenase, protein MKNFTFYNPTRIYFGEGQIANLTTTIDASKKVLILYGGGSIKKNGVYEQVINALSNHKTVEFAGIEPNPEFETCLKVIETIKANEVEFILAVGGGSVIDAAKFISAGVYYEGDPWDILANGAEVKKAMPFGSVLTLPATGSEMNSGSVISRRETSDKLAFGSELVYPSFSVLDPTVTYSLPLSQTINGVVDAFTHVMEQYLTYPSDAPLQDRFAEGILLTLIEEGPKVVADPKNYNARANIMWAATMALNNLIRQGVPQDWSTHMLGHELTALYGLDHAQTLAIILPNVMTYKKDKKYKKLLQYAERVWQINHGSDDDKVNQAIEKTKEFFKSLGAKIQLSEYENLDISRLPQAVDSLKKHNLIALGEHKDITLEDSNKIYQMCI, encoded by the coding sequence ATGAAAAATTTTACATTTTATAACCCTACCCGAATTTATTTTGGTGAAGGGCAAATTGCAAATTTAACAACTACAATTGATGCATCTAAAAAAGTATTAATTCTGTATGGTGGTGGTAGTATTAAGAAAAATGGTGTCTATGAACAAGTAATCAATGCATTATCTAATCATAAAACCGTTGAATTTGCTGGTATTGAACCAAACCCTGAATTTGAAACTTGCTTAAAAGTCATTGAAACAATTAAAGCAAATGAAGTTGAATTTATCTTAGCTGTTGGTGGCGGTTCAGTGATTGATGCTGCTAAATTTATTTCAGCTGGTGTTTATTATGAAGGTGACCCTTGGGATATTTTAGCTAACGGCGCTGAAGTTAAAAAAGCCATGCCTTTTGGTAGTGTATTAACCTTACCTGCTACTGGCTCTGAAATGAATTCAGGCTCTGTAATCAGTCGACGTGAAACTTCCGATAAACTTGCTTTTGGTAGCGAATTAGTTTATCCAAGCTTTTCAGTCCTTGATCCTACTGTCACTTATTCATTACCCCTAAGTCAAACCATTAATGGTGTAGTTGATGCTTTTACCCATGTTATGGAGCAATATTTAACTTACCCATCAGATGCACCACTACAAGATCGCTTTGCTGAAGGCATTTTATTAACTTTAATTGAAGAAGGGCCTAAAGTTGTTGCAGACCCTAAAAATTATAATGCACGAGCAAATATTATGTGGGCTGCAACCATGGCATTGAATAATTTAATTCGCCAAGGTGTGCCACAAGACTGGTCGACACATATGCTTGGACATGAATTAACAGCACTTTATGGTCTTGATCATGCCCAAACACTCGCAATTATCCTGCCAAATGTCATGACTTATAAAAAAGATAAGAAATATAAAAAGTTACTTCAATATGCTGAGCGTGTTTGGCAAATTAATCACGGTAGTGATGATGATAAAGTTAATCAAGCGATTGAAAAAACTAAAGAATTTTTTAAAAGTCTTGGCGCTAAAATACAATTATCTGAATATGAGAATCTTGATATATCTCGGCTACCACAAGCTGTAGATAGTCTTAAAAAACATAATTTAATTGCTTTGGGCGAACATAAAGATATTACGCTTGAAGATAGCAACAAGATCTATCAAATGTGTATTTAA
- a CDS encoding MFS transporter — MSYQAQLKTQNLTFGWIVVVVASLIFFFEFGLGVVFNSLASYISESYQIKITTVSLISSLYFYTNILFLIPAGILIDRYSAKVCMISALSLCALSAFTIAFSHSITLLIIARLLTGAASSFCLISVVRVATNWFPSERMGLVIGVAIAIGMLGGWFAQAPLSYLIDIFGWRDALKIVGLIGVGIIILIFYIVSNTPKALQDLRKEQQTEVKNYSILKMLKLALKKPQNWFAAIYTGLINVGTWMLGGMWANAYLGHVYGVSQLNAAYVTGFMFFGMVIGYPFWGGVTQWLKRRKLPMLMGSIASLVVVLLLMNASSNLMYLAILFFALGFVTSSQTVAYPYVGEINTMLVTSSATSVVSMMSLLWGGVIGMPLFGYLMSAYANTHHVPLQSMGTYQFAIWIIPIAFILSFLFALLTKETYCVRQVD; from the coding sequence ATGAGCTACCAAGCACAACTGAAGACTCAAAATCTCACATTTGGCTGGATTGTTGTTGTCGTTGCTTCATTGATATTTTTCTTTGAATTTGGATTAGGCGTTGTTTTTAATTCATTAGCAAGTTACATCTCTGAGAGTTATCAGATTAAAATAACTACGGTGTCACTTATTTCAAGTTTGTACTTTTATACCAATATTCTCTTTCTTATCCCTGCAGGCATTTTAATTGATCGATATTCAGCAAAGGTATGCATGATCTCTGCATTATCATTATGTGCATTAAGTGCTTTTACCATCGCATTTTCGCATAGTATTACATTACTTATTATTGCAAGATTACTGACAGGCGCTGCTAGTTCATTTTGTTTAATTAGCGTTGTTAGAGTTGCAACCAATTGGTTTCCATCAGAGAGGATGGGCTTAGTTATTGGTGTTGCCATTGCCATCGGTATGTTAGGTGGTTGGTTTGCTCAAGCACCATTAAGTTACTTAATTGATATTTTTGGCTGGAGAGATGCATTAAAAATTGTTGGTCTTATTGGTGTTGGTATCATTATCTTAATTTTCTATATTGTCTCTAACACGCCAAAAGCATTGCAGGATTTACGCAAAGAGCAACAAACTGAAGTAAAAAATTACTCTATTTTAAAAATGTTAAAACTTGCATTAAAGAAACCACAAAATTGGTTTGCCGCAATTTATACAGGATTAATTAATGTAGGTACTTGGATGTTAGGTGGTATGTGGGCAAATGCCTATCTTGGACATGTTTATGGTGTTTCACAACTAAATGCAGCCTATGTAACTGGATTTATGTTTTTTGGTATGGTCATTGGTTATCCTTTTTGGGGTGGTGTTACACAGTGGTTAAAGCGTCGTAAGCTACCAATGTTAATGGGCTCAATTGCATCTTTAGTTGTCGTATTATTACTAATGAATGCATCGAGTAATTTAATGTATTTAGCTATTTTATTTTTTGCATTAGGTTTTGTTACTAGTAGCCAGACTGTTGCCTATCCTTACGTTGGTGAAATTAACACAATGCTTGTTACATCCAGTGCAACAAGTGTCGTTTCAATGATGTCTTTATTATGGGGTGGTGTGATTGGTATGCCACTATTTGGTTATCTAATGAGTGCATATGCTAATACGCACCATGTTCCTTTACAATCAATGGGTACTTATCAGTTTGCCATTTGGATTATTCCTATTGCTTTTATCTTAAGCTTTCTATTTGCATTATTAACAAAAGAAACCTATTGTGTAAGACAAGTAGATTAA
- the mutS gene encoding DNA mismatch repair protein MutS, which yields MTDNIENHTPMMQQYLTIKKDYSDMLLLYRMGDFYELFYDDAKKAAKLLDISLTKRGKSNGEAIAMAGVPYHAVDSYLAKLVNHGLSVAICEQVEDPKTAKGPVKREVVRIVTPGTVTEDSLLTPNQNNYLACIYQNKKNIGLAYLDITSAEFRILETDDLNKLQNEIVKLDPKEILVAENDMLHTMLNLTVKKRPLWDFNPKNAQNVLKEQFKVTSLKAFECDQFLAAMTAASALINYLKETQKKTLPHIQGLKVDTHLKQIIIDSVSQKNLELTKNTQGNTDKTLLSVIDHTATVLGSRLLKRWVSAPVTDLTILEKRHQIIEILLENKLYSNLYDLLSQLRDIERIATRTVLGNATPKDLTALRESLVLLPEIHQLFSNNSNSHIQALLNEIDQYPKLSLLLKNAIVEEPPFVIRDGGVIAKGYDKELDELRAISQNASDFLLKFEQQEKENTQIPTLSVGFNRVHGFYIEISKAQSDKAPAHYIRRQTLKNAERYITDELKTFEDKVLSSKDRALAREKALYQQLLTQIATHYQNLQTTAKAIAQLDCLNNFAERSVTLNLIRPEFSDQTLLQLTKARHIVIENTQKSTFMPNDLTLDHQQSLMMITGPNMGGKSTYMRQTALIVILAYIGSYVPCQKAIIGPIDRIFTRIGASDDLSSGRSTFMVEMTETANILNYATENSLVLLDEIGRGTSTYDGLSIAWATAEKLNQLKALTLFATHYFELTQLADHYQSIVNYHLSATLHKDEIIFLHTVKPGATNQSYGIAVAKLAGLPKSVIDNAKKLLKRFEMQNKSEENLFQEDFFIEESNEAISDSQLTPEVEAILDKLNAIDPNSLTPIQALEVLFELRATTSSAT from the coding sequence ATGACTGATAATATAGAAAACCACACCCCCATGATGCAACAGTATCTTACAATTAAAAAAGATTACTCAGATATGTTATTACTCTATCGCATGGGTGACTTCTATGAACTATTTTATGACGATGCTAAAAAGGCTGCAAAACTTTTAGATATCTCTTTAACAAAACGTGGCAAATCCAATGGTGAAGCAATAGCCATGGCCGGTGTGCCGTATCACGCAGTCGATAGCTATCTCGCTAAATTAGTTAATCATGGCTTATCTGTTGCTATTTGTGAACAAGTAGAGGACCCAAAAACTGCAAAAGGCCCAGTTAAACGTGAAGTTGTTCGTATTGTTACACCAGGTACTGTAACAGAAGATAGTCTATTAACACCGAACCAAAACAACTATCTTGCCTGTATTTATCAAAATAAAAAAAACATAGGTCTTGCTTATTTAGATATTACTTCTGCTGAATTTAGAATTTTAGAGACTGATGATTTAAATAAATTACAAAATGAAATCGTTAAATTAGATCCAAAAGAGATTTTAGTTGCAGAAAATGACATGCTTCATACGATGCTTAATTTAACTGTTAAAAAACGCCCACTATGGGATTTTAATCCTAAAAATGCACAAAATGTTCTAAAAGAGCAATTTAAAGTTACCTCACTTAAAGCATTTGAGTGTGATCAATTTTTAGCTGCAATGACTGCTGCAAGCGCTTTAATTAATTATCTAAAAGAAACTCAGAAAAAAACACTACCACATATTCAAGGTTTAAAAGTAGATACACACTTAAAACAAATCATTATTGATTCTGTCAGTCAAAAAAACTTAGAACTGACTAAAAACACACAAGGCAATACTGACAAAACACTACTTAGTGTTATTGATCACACAGCGACAGTTCTAGGTAGTCGCTTATTAAAGCGCTGGGTTAGTGCGCCAGTAACTGACCTTACAATCCTTGAAAAAAGACATCAAATTATAGAAATATTACTTGAAAATAAGCTATACTCTAATCTTTATGATTTACTTAGCCAGTTAAGAGATATTGAGCGTATTGCTACACGCACAGTTTTAGGTAATGCAACACCAAAAGATCTAACTGCTTTACGTGAATCATTAGTGCTTTTACCGGAAATTCATCAATTATTTTCAAATAATAGCAATTCACATATTCAAGCTTTATTAAATGAAATTGACCAGTACCCAAAACTTTCACTACTTTTAAAAAATGCCATTGTAGAAGAGCCACCATTTGTTATCCGTGATGGTGGTGTCATTGCTAAAGGCTATGATAAAGAATTAGATGAATTAAGAGCTATTAGTCAAAATGCAAGCGACTTTCTTTTAAAGTTTGAACAACAAGAAAAAGAAAATACGCAAATACCAACACTATCTGTTGGTTTTAATCGTGTTCATGGTTTTTATATTGAGATCTCAAAAGCACAAAGTGATAAAGCACCAGCGCATTATATTCGTCGTCAAACACTAAAAAATGCTGAGCGCTATATTACTGATGAATTAAAAACATTTGAAGATAAAGTGCTAAGTAGCAAAGATCGTGCCTTAGCACGTGAAAAAGCGCTCTATCAGCAACTATTAACACAGATTGCTACGCATTATCAAAATTTACAAACAACAGCTAAAGCAATCGCTCAATTAGACTGTTTAAATAATTTTGCTGAACGCTCTGTTACACTTAATCTTATTCGTCCTGAATTTTCTGATCAAACGCTTTTACAATTAACTAAAGCTCGACATATTGTTATTGAAAACACACAGAAATCCACCTTTATGCCAAATGATTTAACGCTTGACCACCAACAAAGCTTAATGATGATTACAGGGCCTAATATGGGTGGTAAATCAACCTATATGCGTCAAACTGCGTTAATTGTCATTTTAGCTTATATTGGCTCTTATGTGCCTTGTCAAAAGGCTATTATTGGTCCAATTGATCGTATTTTTACTCGTATTGGTGCATCAGATGATTTATCTTCTGGGCGTTCAACATTTATGGTTGAGATGACAGAAACAGCCAACATTTTAAATTATGCCACTGAAAATAGTTTAGTTTTATTAGATGAGATTGGTCGTGGAACAAGTACTTATGATGGTTTATCCATTGCTTGGGCGACTGCTGAGAAGCTTAATCAACTTAAAGCATTAACGCTATTTGCAACGCATTATTTTGAACTAACTCAATTAGCCGATCATTATCAGAGTATTGTCAACTATCATTTATCAGCAACATTACATAAAGATGAAATTATCTTCCTTCATACAGTTAAACCAGGGGCGACCAATCAAAGCTATGGCATTGCCGTTGCAAAATTAGCGGGCCTACCTAAATCTGTTATTGATAATGCAAAAAAACTACTTAAGCGCTTTGAAATGCAAAATAAATCAGAAGAAAATCTATTTCAGGAAGATTTTTTTATTGAAGAAAGTAATGAAGCAATATCTGATAGTCAACTAACACCTGAAGTTGAGGCTATATTAGACAAACTTAACGCTATTGACCCTAATAGCTTAACACCAATTCAGGCATTGGAAGTATTGTTTGAGTTAAGGGCCACTACTTCCTCCGCTACATAA